A single genomic interval of Leptospira semungkisensis harbors:
- a CDS encoding acyl-CoA thioesterase: protein MSKPERYPYSVQQKVAWGDMDAFGHVNNVVYARYFETARASFFDDMGLWESPQKPMEGGPVLTHIEMDYRKQVRFPETIDISVKLESVKNRSFSVVCSMWNQAGECVLTGKAELLWFNFSTGKPAAIPDVYREQFFQLSSESD, encoded by the coding sequence ATGTCTAAGCCGGAAAGATACCCGTACAGTGTTCAACAAAAAGTAGCTTGGGGAGATATGGATGCCTTTGGCCATGTGAATAATGTGGTCTATGCAAGATATTTCGAAACTGCGAGGGCTTCTTTCTTCGATGATATGGGACTTTGGGAATCTCCTCAAAAGCCTATGGAAGGCGGACCGGTTCTCACGCATATTGAAATGGATTATAGAAAGCAGGTTCGATTTCCGGAAACGATTGATATTTCCGTAAAATTAGAATCCGTTAAGAATAGATCCTTTTCGGTCGTTTGTTCCATGTGGAATCAGGCAGGGGAATGCGTGTTGACTGGAAAAGCTGAATTGTTATGGTTTAATTTTTCTACGGGGAAACCTGCGGCGATTCCAGATGTCTACAGGGAACAATTTTTCCAACTATCCTCCGAATCCGACTGA